Proteins co-encoded in one Candidatus Bealeia paramacronuclearis genomic window:
- the secB gene encoding protein-export chaperone SecB has translation MAKKEKIKNGLDTTEVKETNGLHEAPESAEAALTVVGQYVKDLSFETPNAIKALFQGGDRPHFDINIEAQANHVSEKNFEVGLHVKVNCLRDKESIFILELLYAGLFTIGKDVPEEYIRPILMVECPRILFPFARSIVASTVQEGGFPPLMLTPIDFASLYQQQLARENQEVTQQTQATNA, from the coding sequence ATGGCAAAAAAAGAAAAAATAAAAAATGGTTTGGACACAACAGAGGTAAAAGAAACAAATGGGCTTCATGAAGCTCCAGAAAGTGCAGAAGCCGCATTAACCGTTGTGGGTCAATATGTAAAGGATCTTTCCTTTGAAACACCTAATGCGATTAAGGCTCTTTTCCAGGGTGGTGATCGACCACATTTCGATATTAATATCGAAGCCCAAGCCAACCATGTATCAGAGAAAAATTTTGAAGTGGGTCTTCATGTGAAAGTGAATTGCCTGCGCGATAAAGAAAGCATCTTTATTTTAGAGCTTTTGTATGCTGGTCTTTTTACCATTGGCAAAGATGTTCCCGAAGAATATATCCGCCCCATTTTGATGGTGGAATGCCCGCGCATTCTTTTCCCCTTCGCCCGCAGCATTGTGGCATCCACAGTTCAAGAAGGTGGCTTCCCTCCTTTGATGTTGACCCCCATTGATTTTGCGAGCCTCTACCAACAACAATTAGCGCGCGAGAATCAAGAAGTCACACAACAAACCCAAGCAACAAACGCATAG
- the dnaQ gene encoding DNA polymerase III subunit epsilon — protein sequence MREIVLDTETTGLDPGKTKESGHRLVEIGCLELDNLIPTGRVFHCYINPERDMPAEAQAIHGLSGSFLSQHPIFEKHVDSFLDFIGDAPLVIHNASFDMKFLNAELGWHGREILPMTRALDTLKLARSLFPGAPASLDALCKRFEIDLSGREKHGALLDAELLAQVYLELKGGRQPGFSFASASKEKAALEEKVWKRKDPLPSRNFPLTPEERENHEALLQKFKEPLWKQG from the coding sequence ATGCGTGAAATTGTACTCGATACAGAAACAACGGGACTCGATCCGGGAAAAACCAAGGAATCTGGACATCGCTTGGTGGAAATTGGATGTCTTGAGCTTGATAATCTCATTCCCACGGGACGTGTTTTTCATTGTTATATCAATCCTGAGCGAGACATGCCCGCAGAAGCGCAAGCCATCCATGGGCTTTCCGGTTCATTTTTAAGTCAACACCCCATTTTTGAAAAACATGTGGATTCCTTTTTAGATTTCATTGGGGATGCGCCCTTGGTGATTCATAACGCTAGCTTTGATATGAAGTTTTTAAATGCGGAATTAGGGTGGCATGGGCGTGAAATTTTACCCATGACGCGGGCTTTGGATACACTCAAACTCGCCCGGTCTTTGTTCCCTGGGGCACCGGCCAGTTTAGACGCCTTGTGTAAGCGCTTTGAAATTGATCTTTCAGGACGTGAAAAACATGGTGCCCTTTTGGATGCGGAGCTTTTAGCGCAAGTTTATTTGGAACTTAAAGGCGGACGCCAGCCTGGATTTAGTTTCGCGAGTGCCTCTAAGGAAAAAGCAGCTTTAGAGGAAAAAGTGTGGAAACGCAAAGACCCTTTACCCTCGCGGAATTTCCCTCTTACACCTGAGGAAAGAGAAAATCACGAAGCCCTTCTTCAAAAATTCAAAGAACCCCTCTGGAAACAGGGGTAG
- the coaE gene encoding dephospho-CoA kinase (Dephospho-CoA kinase (CoaE) performs the final step in coenzyme A biosynthesis.) → MRILGLTGGIGAGKTTASRLLAYLKIPVHCSDQAVHKMMAHTQTVIESIKSHWPEVIQGGAVNRRALGNIVFSNEEALEILERIIFPEVYVAQRRFLKKHARLRTPWVVLDVPLLLETGAQMRMDCVTSLIAPQNMRIRRILRRPGMREGMIQGVLKRQVDDQTRRRKSDFILHSGLNCGSLLPQINVMLSRLPQKGRPHWRPGWGLAWKK, encoded by the coding sequence ATGCGGATTTTGGGGCTTACCGGCGGAATTGGTGCAGGAAAAACAACAGCAAGCCGTCTTTTGGCGTATCTTAAAATTCCTGTGCACTGTTCGGATCAAGCAGTTCACAAGATGATGGCGCACACTCAAACCGTGATTGAAAGTATAAAGTCCCATTGGCCAGAAGTGATTCAAGGGGGGGCTGTGAATCGGCGGGCTCTTGGAAATATTGTCTTTTCAAATGAGGAGGCTTTAGAGATTTTAGAACGCATTATTTTCCCGGAAGTCTATGTAGCACAAAGGCGATTTTTAAAAAAGCACGCTCGTCTTCGGACACCGTGGGTGGTTTTGGATGTTCCGCTTCTTTTGGAAACAGGGGCTCAGATGCGTATGGATTGTGTGACCTCGTTAATTGCCCCTCAAAACATGAGAATTCGTCGTATTTTAAGGCGACCAGGTATGAGAGAAGGGATGATTCAAGGTGTTCTCAAGCGTCAAGTGGATGATCAAACGCGAAGGCGGAAGTCTGATTTTATTTTGCATTCTGGCTTGAACTGCGGTAGTTTGCTGCCTCAGATCAATGTGATGTTAAGCCGTTTACCTCAAAAAGGGCGACCTCATTGGCGACCCGGGTGGGGCCTAGCCTGGAAGAAGTAA
- the hemE gene encoding uroporphyrinogen decarboxylase yields MKFLDIFQNNQGILESPPLWLMRQAGRYLPEYRALREKSPDFISFCFTPELTIEATLQPIRRFGFDAAIIFSDILVVPHALGQNVWFEKGEGPKCGPLTLDENFFNQDQEESLSALKTVFEAIKGVRADLPEETALIGFCGAPWTVLTYMIEGGKTSDFALALKFVREAPENCKKLLNLLSDFSARYLDAQVKAGAQVVQIFDSWSGAVPCDLFEELVVGPTTRLISQFKARNRHIPVIGFPKGSTGWAPQYVQTGIQALCVDQGANRREVVENTPPEIVLQGNLDPDILIQGGDRLFENIQNIHRDFRSRPYIFNLGHGIKPETPIENVEKLVTWVRDLK; encoded by the coding sequence ATGAAATTTTTGGACATATTTCAAAACAATCAAGGGATCCTTGAATCCCCTCCCTTGTGGCTCATGCGTCAGGCGGGTCGTTACCTCCCTGAATATCGTGCGTTACGAGAAAAGTCTCCGGATTTCATCTCATTTTGTTTCACCCCTGAGCTCACGATTGAGGCGACTTTACAACCCATTCGTCGTTTTGGATTTGATGCGGCCATCATTTTTTCTGATATTCTTGTGGTACCTCATGCGTTGGGTCAAAATGTTTGGTTTGAAAAGGGGGAAGGTCCTAAATGTGGACCACTTACATTGGATGAGAATTTTTTTAATCAAGATCAAGAGGAGTCCCTCAGTGCCCTTAAAACGGTCTTTGAGGCGATCAAGGGGGTGCGGGCCGACCTTCCTGAGGAAACAGCCCTTATCGGCTTTTGTGGGGCACCCTGGACGGTTTTGACCTATATGATCGAGGGAGGAAAGACCTCCGACTTTGCTTTGGCCTTAAAGTTTGTCCGTGAGGCGCCCGAGAATTGCAAAAAACTTCTCAATTTACTTTCTGATTTTTCTGCGCGTTATCTTGACGCTCAAGTCAAGGCTGGCGCTCAGGTTGTCCAGATTTTTGATTCCTGGTCTGGGGCGGTTCCGTGTGATCTTTTTGAAGAGTTGGTTGTAGGTCCTACAACCCGTCTCATTTCTCAATTTAAAGCCAGAAATCGCCATATTCCTGTGATTGGATTTCCCAAAGGCTCGACCGGATGGGCGCCTCAGTACGTTCAAACAGGAATCCAAGCCTTATGTGTGGATCAAGGGGCTAATCGTAGGGAAGTCGTTGAAAATACACCACCTGAAATCGTTCTTCAGGGTAATTTAGATCCAGACATTTTAATTCAAGGTGGGGACAGGCTTTTTGAAAACATTCAAAATATTCACCGTGATTTTCGATCTCGCCCCTATATTTTTAATTTGGGGCATGGTATTAAACCGGAAACTCCCATCGAAAACGTCGAGAAATTAGTCACATGGGTCAGGGATCTCAAATAA
- the hemH gene encoding ferrochelatase: MGQGSQIKRVVVLLNLGGPTSMAEVGPFLFSLFYDKAIINFPNPFRWALAKLISSRRLQEASHIYESLGGKSPLYEETLKQRDALSQLLDPETQVFVAMRHAFPRTEVVFEEVRKLNPQEVILLPLYPQYSTTTTGSALEMWRALEEKFNWHPQTRAVCCYPTLSGFIDPIVSKIQEIYAEAERHGKPYLILSAHGLPEKVIKAGDPYQMQVEKTAQAIVEKLNISDLDWIVSYQSRVGPLPWIKPYTEEVLKAAARAKKPIIMVPIAFVSEHSETLYELDQMYGQLAETEGAPGYYRVPTVSTDSSFIQGLYDLMSGNTPIFSCPQTFQKCGQKECPPFCKRS; encoded by the coding sequence ATGGGTCAGGGATCTCAAATAAAACGGGTTGTTGTCCTCCTCAATTTAGGGGGGCCAACGTCTATGGCGGAAGTGGGGCCATTTTTGTTTTCCCTCTTTTATGACAAGGCGATCATCAATTTTCCCAACCCCTTTCGTTGGGCCTTAGCCAAGCTGATTTCCTCGCGGCGTCTTCAAGAAGCAAGCCATATTTATGAAAGTTTAGGCGGAAAATCGCCCCTTTACGAGGAAACGCTCAAACAAAGAGACGCTCTTTCACAACTGCTTGATCCAGAAACTCAAGTGTTTGTGGCTATGCGTCATGCTTTTCCGCGTACAGAGGTCGTATTTGAAGAGGTTCGAAAACTGAATCCGCAAGAGGTAATTTTACTGCCCCTTTATCCTCAATATTCCACAACAACAACAGGTTCAGCCCTCGAGATGTGGCGCGCTCTTGAGGAAAAATTTAACTGGCATCCCCAAACACGAGCCGTGTGTTGTTATCCCACCCTTTCTGGTTTTATTGATCCCATCGTCTCAAAGATTCAAGAAATTTATGCTGAGGCAGAACGTCATGGAAAACCTTATCTAATCCTCTCCGCTCACGGTCTTCCTGAAAAGGTCATTAAAGCGGGGGACCCTTACCAGATGCAGGTGGAAAAGACAGCCCAAGCCATTGTTGAAAAACTTAACATTTCTGACTTGGACTGGATAGTTTCTTATCAATCTCGGGTGGGTCCGCTTCCTTGGATTAAACCCTACACAGAAGAGGTTTTGAAAGCGGCTGCGCGTGCCAAAAAACCTATTATTATGGTTCCCATCGCATTTGTGTCTGAGCATTCAGAAACACTTTATGAGTTGGATCAAATGTATGGACAATTGGCGGAAACGGAAGGAGCTCCAGGTTATTACAGAGTTCCTACTGTCTCTACAGATTCCTCTTTTATTCAAGGTCTTTACGATTTGATGAGTGGAAACACACCGATTTTCAGTTGCCCTCAAACATTTCAAAAGTGTGGCCAAAAAGAATGCCCTCCATTTTGTAAAAGGAGTTAA
- a CDS encoding CopD family protein translates to MFQDFLLENYHLLRALHILAFVAWMAGLLYLPRLLAYHHRFEPQTQAYETFSMMERRLLKIIMIPSMIAVFTLGLLLVCVPGVVDFHQHWFSVKFLLVLGLAGLQGFMSKCAREFSQGHPPYSEKFFRLLNEVPFVLLIGIVFLVIFKPF, encoded by the coding sequence ATGTTTCAAGACTTTCTTCTGGAGAATTATCATCTCCTGAGAGCCCTCCACATCCTTGCGTTTGTGGCTTGGATGGCGGGTCTTTTGTATCTTCCCCGTCTTTTGGCCTATCATCATCGTTTTGAGCCACAAACACAAGCTTATGAGACGTTTTCGATGATGGAGCGAAGGCTTTTGAAAATCATTATGATCCCTTCGATGATTGCAGTTTTTACATTAGGTCTTCTTTTGGTCTGCGTGCCTGGAGTTGTTGATTTTCACCAGCATTGGTTTTCGGTAAAATTTCTTTTGGTTTTGGGCCTTGCTGGGCTTCAGGGATTTATGTCCAAATGCGCAAGGGAGTTTTCTCAGGGTCATCCCCCCTATTCGGAAAAGTTTTTCAGACTTTTGAATGAGGTGCCTTTTGTCCTTTTAATTGGGATTGTTTTTCTGGTTATTTTCAAACCTTTTTAG
- the rho gene encoding transcription termination factor Rho produces MNLHDLKRKSPSELLVFAEELAVENTSTLRKQEIMFAILKKLAERDIPIFAEGVVEVLQDGFAFLRSTESNYLAGPDDIYVSPSQVRKFGLRTGDTVDGEIRGPKDGERYFALLKVNKVNGDDPEQLRHRINFDNLTPLFPTEKLKLEYEDPTIKDLIPRVIELVSPLGKGQRALIVAPPRTGKTMMMQSITNAIAKNHPEVIVMVLLIDERPEEVTDMSRSVKGEVISSTFDEPASRHVQVAEMVIEKAKRLVEQKRDVVIFLDSITRLARAYNTVVPSSGKVLTGGVDANALQRPKRILGAARNIEEGGSLTIIATALVDTGSRMDEVIFEEFKGTGNSEIILDRKLSDKRTFPAIDITKSGTRKEELLVSPEVLSKMWILRRVLMPMGVVDGMEFLLDKLRTTKTNNDFFDSMNS; encoded by the coding sequence TTGAATTTACACGATCTGAAACGGAAATCTCCTTCTGAACTCCTCGTCTTTGCTGAGGAACTTGCAGTTGAAAACACAAGCACATTGCGCAAACAAGAAATCATGTTTGCCATTTTGAAAAAATTGGCTGAGCGTGACATCCCGATTTTTGCAGAAGGTGTGGTTGAGGTTCTTCAAGATGGATTTGCCTTTTTAAGATCGACAGAATCCAATTATTTAGCGGGACCTGATGATATTTATGTTTCCCCGAGCCAAGTTCGTAAGTTTGGGCTTCGCACTGGAGATACGGTGGATGGTGAAATTCGTGGACCTAAGGATGGCGAGCGTTATTTTGCACTCTTGAAGGTCAATAAAGTTAATGGTGACGATCCTGAACAATTGCGTCATCGTATCAATTTTGATAACCTCACCCCCCTTTTTCCTACTGAAAAACTCAAATTAGAATATGAAGATCCAACCATTAAAGATCTTATCCCCCGAGTTATTGAATTGGTTTCGCCTTTAGGAAAAGGGCAGCGCGCTTTAATCGTGGCCCCTCCCCGGACTGGTAAGACTATGATGATGCAATCGATCACCAATGCTATTGCCAAAAATCATCCTGAAGTTATTGTAATGGTTCTTTTGATTGATGAGCGCCCTGAAGAAGTGACGGATATGTCCCGCTCCGTTAAAGGAGAGGTCATTAGCTCAACATTCGATGAGCCTGCAAGCCGACACGTTCAAGTCGCTGAAATGGTTATTGAAAAAGCTAAACGTTTGGTAGAGCAAAAAAGAGATGTTGTAATTTTTCTTGACTCCATTACGCGTTTGGCGCGCGCTTACAACACTGTTGTTCCCTCATCGGGTAAGGTTTTAACGGGTGGTGTGGACGCGAACGCTTTGCAGCGTCCTAAGCGTATTTTAGGGGCAGCCCGCAATATTGAAGAGGGGGGGTCTCTCACAATTATTGCAACCGCATTGGTGGATACAGGGTCGCGCATGGATGAGGTTATCTTTGAGGAGTTCAAAGGAACCGGTAACTCAGAAATTATTTTGGATCGGAAACTTTCGGACAAAAGAACGTTTCCTGCGATTGATATTACAAAATCAGGAACCCGTAAGGAGGAGCTTTTGGTCTCTCCTGAAGTTCTTTCAAAAATGTGGATCTTGCGTCGTGTCTTGATGCCTATGGGTGTTGTGGATGGAATGGAATTTCTCCTTGATAAATTACGTACTACCAAAACTAACAATGACTTTTTTGATTCTATGAATTCCTGA
- the rsmG gene encoding 16S rRNA (guanine(527)-N(7))-methyltransferase RsmG — MDRFQIYKVLLLKWQKAINLVSRETIKDLENRHFKDSLQLLDYISEDLTSHLDLGSGAGFPGLVLAIASSRLQTTLVESDQRKCEFLKNVSRETKTPVTILNVRIENLGNESKYDLITARALAPLIDLLKYSEPLSHDGTQFLFLKGRGFKEEIEDAEKKWKFDLEIFHSSTHSEGVIIQIKNLKKKEG; from the coding sequence ATGGATCGTTTTCAAATTTATAAAGTTCTTCTTTTGAAATGGCAAAAGGCGATTAATCTTGTTTCACGTGAAACAATTAAAGATCTCGAGAATCGTCATTTTAAGGACTCACTTCAACTTTTAGATTATATTTCAGAAGACTTAACTTCTCATCTAGATTTGGGATCTGGGGCCGGTTTTCCGGGACTCGTTCTTGCTATCGCATCATCGCGACTTCAAACAACACTTGTTGAAAGTGATCAACGTAAATGCGAATTTCTGAAAAATGTTTCACGTGAAACAAAAACACCCGTGACGATTTTGAATGTACGCATTGAAAATTTGGGAAATGAATCCAAATATGATCTTATTACCGCGCGTGCTTTAGCTCCCTTGATTGATCTTTTGAAATACTCTGAACCTTTAAGTCATGATGGGACTCAATTTTTGTTTTTAAAGGGTCGAGGTTTTAAAGAAGAAATTGAGGACGCAGAAAAAAAATGGAAATTTGACCTTGAAATTTTTCACAGTTCTACGCATTCTGAAGGTGTTATAATTCAAATCAAAAATCTCAAGAAAAAAGAAGGATAG
- a CDS encoding ParA family protein: MEIVAVVNQKGGVGKTTTTINLATALAAVGKEVLVVDLDPQGNATTGFGISLKRGHGTYEVLMGDVRADFAVQKTAIPGLSVLPASPDLSGAEIELVPMENRELQLKKALKSLSHKYDYVLIDCPPSLGLLTLNAQVASNSLLVPLQCEYYALEGLSQLLNTLQRVKKNLNPQLELMGIILTMYDTRSTLSAQVAQDVRSHLGSRVFNTYIPRNVRVAEAPSFGKPVLLYDMKCVGSQAYIQLAKEILRRQGALLAA; this comes from the coding sequence ATGGAAATCGTTGCCGTCGTAAACCAAAAAGGGGGGGTGGGTAAAACAACAACAACAATTAATCTGGCAACAGCTCTTGCCGCTGTGGGAAAAGAAGTCCTTGTTGTGGATTTGGACCCTCAAGGAAATGCTACAACAGGATTTGGAATTTCTTTAAAACGAGGACATGGCACCTATGAAGTTTTAATGGGGGATGTGCGAGCTGATTTTGCAGTTCAAAAAACGGCCATTCCTGGACTTTCTGTTCTTCCAGCCTCTCCTGATTTGTCAGGGGCTGAGATTGAATTGGTGCCTATGGAAAATCGAGAGTTACAGCTTAAAAAAGCCTTGAAATCTTTGTCACATAAATATGATTACGTCTTGATTGATTGCCCGCCCTCCTTAGGACTTTTAACTTTAAATGCCCAAGTGGCATCAAATTCCTTGCTTGTTCCTCTCCAATGTGAATATTATGCCCTTGAGGGATTAAGCCAGTTGTTAAATACACTTCAGCGGGTAAAGAAAAATCTAAATCCTCAATTGGAGTTAATGGGGATTATTCTTACGATGTACGACACGCGGAGCACCTTGAGTGCTCAGGTTGCACAAGATGTCAGAAGTCATTTGGGATCACGGGTCTTTAATACATATATCCCCAGAAATGTTCGTGTTGCGGAAGCACCTTCATTTGGAAAACCCGTTCTTCTTTATGATATGAAGTGCGTGGGATCCCAGGCTTACATCCAACTCGCAAAAGAAATATTGAGACGACAAGGAGCATTGTTAGCAGCATGA
- a CDS encoding ParB/RepB/Spo0J family partition protein, with protein MIEDTTKKRVLGRGLAALLGPENEDTSFAEDTPRLTPTNEVSLQEIVPCPDQPRKFFDEDEIIQLAASIKSRGVLQPILVRKHPTIAAQYEIIAGERRYRAAKIAGLTQIPVVVKDITDSERLEIALLENIQRQDLNAIEEAEGYQQLMEKYNYTQENLSEIIGKSRSHIANTLRLLKLPTEAKQLLIDGKITAGHARAILAAENPEDLTEKIVTEGLSVRAAETEMKPNTKPRPGTNSDTHRNEDLIALESYLSTLLGHTTELKSRGTGGEIKIYYRDAQDLDALIQKFNGIPTEDKVGYFVG; from the coding sequence ATGATTGAAGATACGACCAAAAAAAGAGTTCTCGGTCGAGGACTTGCAGCCCTTTTGGGTCCTGAGAATGAAGACACATCATTTGCAGAAGATACTCCAAGACTGACACCGACAAATGAAGTTTCACTTCAGGAGATTGTCCCGTGCCCGGATCAGCCACGTAAATTTTTTGATGAAGACGAAATTATTCAATTGGCAGCTTCTATCAAAAGCCGTGGTGTCTTGCAGCCAATTTTGGTCAGAAAACACCCCACAATTGCCGCCCAGTATGAAATTATTGCGGGTGAAAGACGGTATCGGGCAGCCAAAATTGCAGGTTTGACCCAAATTCCTGTGGTTGTTAAAGATATTACAGACAGCGAACGTCTTGAAATTGCTCTTCTTGAAAATATTCAACGGCAAGATTTAAATGCCATTGAAGAGGCCGAAGGCTATCAACAATTGATGGAAAAATATAATTATACACAAGAAAATCTCTCTGAAATTATTGGGAAAAGCCGAAGTCACATCGCCAATACATTAAGGCTCTTAAAGCTTCCCACTGAGGCTAAACAACTTTTGATTGATGGAAAAATTACAGCAGGTCATGCGCGCGCAATTTTGGCTGCGGAAAATCCTGAGGATTTGACCGAAAAGATTGTAACCGAAGGTTTAAGTGTTCGTGCCGCAGAAACAGAGATGAAACCTAATACAAAACCTAGGCCAGGGACTAATTCTGATACGCACAGGAATGAAGATTTGATAGCTTTGGAAAGTTACCTCTCAACGTTATTGGGGCATACAACAGAGCTGAAATCACGAGGAACAGGCGGGGAAATTAAGATTTACTATCGGGATGCTCAGGACCTCGATGCTCTCATCCAAAAGTTTAATGGGATTCCGACTGAAGATAAGGTCGGATACTTTGTTGGATGA
- the leuS gene encoding leucine--tRNA ligase produces MAQPYNFREVERKWQETWEKSQVFKAQDISEKPKYYVLEMFPYPSGKLHMGHVRNYILGDVLARYKRALGFNVLHPMGWDAFGLPAENAAIQNNIHPKTWTLENVRVMRSELQAMGASYDWSREILSCSPEYYQHEQKIFLDFLKAGLAYRKESYVNWDPVEGTVLANEQVIDGKGWRSGAPVERRKLSQWFLKITDFADELLKDLDDLDQWPDQVRLMQRNWIGKSQGAHLFFKTNETAEDIEVFTTRPDTLFGASFIGLAPDHPLVEKLSRNNPALKTFVAECHAAGTSTRDLETAEKRGFNTNLTVQNPFKPDQSLPVYVANFILMDYGTGAIYGCPAHDQRDFEFATKYRLPIVPVVLPDGENPETFSLQGEAYTGDGTLFHSEFLNNLSVPEGIETAIGKLESLGAGKRQTVYRLRDWGISRQRYWGCPIPIIHCPTCGILPVPEDQLPVTLPDDVNFDRPGNPLAHHPTWKHVNCPECGRRAERETDTFDTFMESSWYFARFCSPHSKIAFEADKANYWLPVDQYIGGIEHAILHLLYSRFYTMALKKCGYLSVSEPFKALMTQGMVCHETYRDESGSWLYPTETTTNDQGKVIKISDGSPVKVGRSEKMSKSRKNLVAAETIIDDYGADCARLFMLSDSPPERDLEWTDSGIEGSWRFMNRLWKLINHPLVNEYKAALRSAKPDAFCDSALKLRGQVHKTIKDVSSDIEKFHYNKCMARLRELMNAIEAFDCQDSNDHWALGEAVRTLIQIMAPALPHMAEELWSQLGFQTLLTTESWPQVDISLLVDNLITLPIQVNGKTRTTIEIHPEMPEVDIKAHILTLAAIKSHTQDKPLKKFIYVPRKIVNVLV; encoded by the coding sequence ATGGCCCAGCCTTATAATTTCCGAGAAGTGGAACGCAAATGGCAAGAGACTTGGGAGAAATCCCAAGTTTTTAAAGCCCAAGACATCTCTGAAAAACCAAAATATTACGTTCTTGAAATGTTCCCCTACCCTTCTGGAAAACTCCACATGGGTCACGTTCGGAATTATATTTTAGGCGATGTTTTGGCGCGTTATAAGCGGGCCTTAGGCTTTAATGTCCTTCATCCCATGGGCTGGGATGCCTTTGGACTCCCTGCAGAAAATGCAGCCATTCAAAATAATATCCATCCCAAAACTTGGACCCTTGAAAATGTGCGCGTCATGCGTTCTGAACTTCAAGCCATGGGAGCCTCATATGATTGGAGTCGTGAGATCCTCAGCTGCTCTCCCGAATATTATCAGCATGAGCAAAAAATATTCCTCGATTTTTTGAAAGCTGGGCTCGCTTACCGGAAGGAATCCTACGTCAATTGGGATCCTGTTGAGGGCACTGTTTTGGCCAATGAGCAAGTTATTGATGGAAAAGGCTGGCGATCAGGGGCTCCCGTTGAACGTCGAAAACTCTCCCAATGGTTTTTAAAAATCACGGACTTTGCTGATGAGCTTTTAAAAGATCTCGATGATCTTGATCAATGGCCCGATCAAGTCCGCTTGATGCAACGCAATTGGATTGGAAAATCCCAAGGGGCACACCTCTTTTTCAAAACCAATGAAACTGCTGAAGATATCGAAGTTTTTACAACTCGTCCCGACACCCTTTTTGGAGCTTCATTTATTGGTCTTGCCCCCGATCATCCTCTCGTGGAAAAACTCTCCCGCAATAATCCTGCTCTCAAAACTTTTGTTGCGGAATGCCACGCCGCAGGTACCAGTACTCGCGATCTTGAGACCGCAGAAAAACGGGGATTTAATACAAATCTCACCGTTCAAAATCCTTTCAAACCCGATCAATCTTTACCTGTTTATGTGGCAAACTTCATTTTGATGGATTATGGCACAGGTGCCATTTATGGATGCCCCGCCCATGACCAACGGGATTTTGAATTTGCCACAAAATATCGCCTCCCCATTGTGCCCGTCGTCTTACCTGACGGTGAAAATCCAGAAACTTTTTCCCTTCAAGGCGAAGCTTACACAGGCGATGGCACCCTTTTTCATTCTGAATTTTTAAATAATCTCTCCGTTCCCGAAGGCATAGAAACAGCCATTGGCAAACTTGAATCTTTGGGGGCAGGCAAACGTCAAACCGTTTATCGTCTCCGTGATTGGGGCATTTCCCGTCAACGCTATTGGGGGTGCCCAATCCCAATCATTCATTGCCCAACCTGTGGAATCTTGCCCGTTCCTGAAGATCAACTTCCTGTGACTCTTCCCGATGATGTCAATTTTGACCGCCCAGGAAATCCCCTTGCTCATCATCCGACCTGGAAGCATGTGAATTGTCCCGAATGCGGGAGACGCGCGGAACGCGAAACGGACACATTTGATACTTTCATGGAATCCTCTTGGTATTTTGCCCGTTTTTGCTCCCCTCATTCTAAAATAGCCTTTGAGGCCGATAAAGCCAATTATTGGCTACCAGTCGATCAATACATTGGCGGGATTGAGCATGCCATTTTGCACCTTCTCTATTCTCGTTTTTACACAATGGCACTTAAAAAATGCGGATATCTTTCGGTCTCTGAGCCTTTTAAAGCACTGATGACCCAAGGCATGGTGTGTCACGAAACTTATCGCGATGAATCTGGTTCTTGGCTTTATCCAACAGAAACCACTACAAATGATCAAGGTAAAGTCATTAAGATTAGTGATGGCTCTCCTGTCAAAGTGGGGCGCTCTGAAAAAATGAGTAAGTCCCGAAAAAATTTAGTAGCCGCCGAAACCATCATTGATGATTATGGCGCGGATTGCGCACGCCTCTTCATGCTTTCCGATAGTCCTCCCGAGCGTGACCTTGAATGGACGGACAGCGGCATTGAAGGTAGCTGGCGTTTTATGAATCGCCTTTGGAAACTCATAAATCACCCACTGGTAAACGAATATAAAGCTGCGCTAAGATCTGCCAAACCTGATGCGTTTTGTGATTCTGCACTTAAATTACGAGGTCAAGTTCACAAGACTATCAAAGACGTCTCCAGCGACATTGAAAAGTTCCACTACAATAAATGTATGGCACGCTTGCGTGAACTCATGAACGCGATTGAAGCTTTTGACTGTCAAGACTCAAACGATCATTGGGCCCTTGGCGAAGCTGTTAGAACGCTCATTCAAATTATGGCACCTGCCCTGCCCCACATGGCTGAGGAGCTTTGGTCTCAGCTTGGCTTTCAAACCCTTCTGACGACAGAATCCTGGCCCCAGGTGGATATCTCCCTCCTTGTGGATAATCTCATCACACTACCGATACAAGTGAATGGGAAAACGCGCACAACTATTGAGATTCATCCCGAAATGCCTGAAGTTGATATCAAAGCTCATATCTTGACCTTGGCTGCTATTAAATCACACACTCAAGATAAACCTCTTAAGAAATTCATCTATGTTCCGAGGAAGATCGTCAATGTCCTTGTCTAA